One Nitrospira sp. genomic window, TTGGGCGGATTTATTCCTACTTGCCACGCCCAGACATTGGTTGAAGTGGCTAAACAGGAGACAGTCTATGGACTTGAAAGAACCGCGTGAGGGGGCCGTCCCGGGAAAGATCGTCGCGCGCTGCGACCTCGACCTGGGGCGCTCGTACCGCGGGACGACGTTCGACTTCGCCAAGCACCGCCGCGTCGAAGCCCGCGGCATGATCGTCGAACGCACCGGAAGGAAATCACCATGACCGCTCGACCGGAAATCGCCTCCGACTGGCATCTCATCGCGAACGCGGATGCGGTCGCCTCGCCGGCGCTGTTGCTGTACCCGGATCGTATCGAGAAGAACCTGCAGCGCATGATCGCCATGGCCGGCGGCGTGGACCGGCTGCGCCCGCACGTCAAGACGCACAAGCTGCCGCAGGTGGTCGCGCTAAAACGCGCCGCCGGC contains:
- a CDS encoding D-TA family PLP-dependent enzyme; translation: MANADAVASPALLLYPDRIEKNLQRMIAMAGGVDRLRPHVKTHKLPQVVALKRAAGIRRFKAATIAEAEMTAAAGGEDILLAYQPVGTNI